The following are encoded together in the Streptomyces flavofungini genome:
- a CDS encoding cytochrome c biogenesis CcdA family protein yields MSGALLLALPIAVLGGLVSFFSPCVLPLVPGYLSYVTGVSGTDLADARRGRMAAGAGLFVLGFTAVFVSGGALFGYFGQNLQDYQSVITRVLGVLMLVLGFFFMGLMPWLSQREFRFHKKPAVGLAGAPLLGALFAVGWAPCVGPTLASVNILAMDQASAGRGALLNVAYCLGLGLPFIIAAVAFRKALGAFGWVKRHYVWVMRVGGGMMIVTGLLMLTGVWDSVLQQMQVWSNGYSVGI; encoded by the coding sequence ATGAGCGGGGCGCTGCTGCTCGCCCTGCCGATCGCCGTCCTCGGCGGGCTTGTGTCGTTCTTCTCGCCGTGCGTCCTGCCGCTCGTGCCCGGATATCTGTCGTACGTCACCGGCGTCAGCGGCACCGACCTCGCCGACGCCAGGCGCGGGCGGATGGCCGCGGGCGCCGGGCTCTTCGTGCTCGGCTTCACCGCCGTGTTCGTCTCCGGCGGCGCGCTCTTCGGGTACTTCGGCCAGAACCTCCAGGACTACCAGAGCGTCATAACGCGAGTCCTCGGCGTCCTGATGCTCGTGCTCGGGTTCTTCTTCATGGGGCTCATGCCCTGGCTCTCGCAGCGCGAGTTCCGCTTCCACAAGAAGCCCGCCGTCGGGCTCGCGGGCGCGCCGCTGCTCGGCGCGCTCTTCGCCGTCGGCTGGGCGCCGTGCGTCGGGCCGACGCTCGCGTCGGTGAACATCCTCGCGATGGACCAGGCGAGCGCCGGACGCGGGGCCCTGCTGAACGTGGCGTACTGTCTGGGACTCGGGCTGCCGTTCATCATCGCGGCGGTCGCCTTCCGCAAGGCGCTCGGCGCCTTCGGCTGGGTCAAGCGGCACTACGTATGGGTGATGCGCGTCGGCGGCGGCATGATGATCGTGACCGGGCTGCTGATGCTGACCGGCGTCTGGGACAGCGTGCTTCAGCAGATGCAGGTCTGGAGCAACGGTTACTCGGTGGGGATCTGA